From the genome of Halobacterium sp. R2-5:
GACGTCCGTGTCCACGCGCAGTTCGCCCGCGGCCGCGTCGCCCTTCAGCGGGCCGCTGAACCACTCGGGCCGGCGCGACGAGTAGTAGTACGGCGTCTGCGCCGCGAACTCGCCCGCGCACGTGTCCACCTGCTTGTACGAGCGACCGGGCACGGACTCCTCGACGTCCGTGACGCTCGCGCCCGCGCCGTCGGGCGTCAGTTCGTCCTCGGAGTCGTCGGCGGCCGCCGGCAGCCAGGACGCGTTCGCGTCCTCGAACCCGTCGCCCGCGATCGCCGAAATCTCGTGGTTCGTGAAGCCCGCCGACGCTGCGGCCGTGAAGTCGCCCTCGCTGGCGGCCTCCGCCGCTTCGGCGACGTTCTGGAAGCGCTCTAGGTACCACTCGCGGAAGTTCGTGAAGTCGTTGACCTCCTCGACCGTGTACCCGCGGTCGAACGCCTCGAACACCGCGTACGGGCGGTCCGGCGTCGGCGTCTCCAGGTAGTCGGCTTCGAGCTCTGCGTCGCCGACCTCGCTCCAGTCGATGTCCGGGTCGTACTCCGAGGAGCGCAGCGCCTTCAGCAGGCTCTCCTCGAACGTCCGCCCGATGGCCATCGCCTCCCCCGTGGACTTCATCGCGGTGCCGAGCTCGAAGTCCACCTCGGGGAACTTGTCCTTCGGCCAGCGCGGCACCTTCGTCACCACGTAGTCGATGGCGGGCTCGAAGGCCGCCGTGGTCTCGCCCGTGATCTCGTTCTCGATCTCGTGGAGGCGCTTGCCGAGCGCGACCTTCGCGGTCACGCGGGCGATGGGGTAGCCGGTCGCCTTCGACGCCAGCGCCGACGAGCGCGACACGCGCGGGTTGACCTCGACGACGCGGTACTCGCCGCCGGGCGTGCCGTCGTCGCGCCACGCGAACTGGATGTTACAGCCGCCCTGAATGCCGAGGTCGCGGATGACTTCGAGCGCGACGTCGCGCATCTCCTGGTGGCCGTCGTCCGGGATGACCTGGCTCGGCGTGACGACCGTGGACTCCCCGGTGTGGATGCCCATCGGGTCGATGTTCTCCATGTTGCAGATGATGATACACGAGTCGTCGGCGTCGCGCATCACCTCGTACTCCAGTTCCACCCAGCCCTCGATGGACTCCGTGACGAGCACTTCGTCGTTCCGGGAGAGACGCAGGCCCTTCCGTACGCGGGCGACGAGTTCGTCCATGTCGTCGACCACGCCGGAACCGCTCCCGCCGAGCGTGTACGTCGTGCGCGCGATGACCGGCAGCCCGCCGACTTCCTCGGCGGCGGCCTCGACGCGCTCGCGCAGCGCGTCCTCGTCGAAGTCCTCGACGGACTCGCCTTCGTCCAGCGTAATCGTCGTCGACGCCGGAACTGGTTCGCCGAGGTTCTCCATGCGCTGGCGGAACAGGTCGCGGTCCTCGGTCGCGTAGATCGTGTCCAGGGGCGTCCCCATCACGTCGACGTCGTACTCGTCGAGGACGCCCTCTTCGCCGAGCTCGGCGGTGACGTTCAGGCCGGTCTGGCCGCCCAGCCCCGCGATGACGCCGTCCGGGTTCTCCTTCCGGATGACTTCGGCGATGGCGTCGGTCGTGATGGGCTCGATGTACACCGCGTCGGCCATCTCCGGGTCGGTCATGATGGTCGCGGGGTTGGAGTTGACGAGCACGACTCGCACCCCCTCCTCCTGGAGCGCGCGGCAGGCCTGCGCGCCGGAGTAGTCGAACTCGGCTGCTTGTCCGATCTGGATGGGACCGCTCCCGATGAGCAGTACCGTGCGGTCGTCGTGCTCGCTCATTGCTACTCGTGTGGAGTTCGCCCATCGTAATAAGCTCCGCGGAACTGTGCGACTCTCGGAACTGAGTTACGAACTTCGTAGAATCTCGTGCGGTCGCGCTGCGCGCCGAGCGCCCGCTCAGCGCTGCCGGCGCCCGCGACGTGGGCCTGACACGCAACTGGTCTCCGACTTGCCGGTGCGCTTTTTCGCCGTCGACGACTCTGTGTGGACATGGCTACCGCCGACACCGACGACTTCGACATCGACGAGTTCGACGCTCAGAACCTCCCGGACTCCGTCGACCAGGCCGCCGTCAAGCGGATGCGAGCGGTCGCGTGGGCGCTCGACGACGCCATCCCCGTCCCCGGCACGAACTACAAGATCGGCATCGACCCCATCGTCGGCATCCTCCCCGTCGGCGGCGACGCCGCGACGGGCCTCGTCTCCCTCTACATCGTCGCTGAATCAGCGCGCCTCGGCGTCCCCCGAGAGAAGCTCGTCGCCATGCTCGTCAACATCGCCATCGACGTCGGCGCCGGCTCCGTCCCCGTCCTCGGCGACTTCTTCGACGCCACCTGGAAGGCGAACACCCGGAACTTCAAAATCGCCGTCGAGGAGCTCGACGACGCCGCCCCCGCCGACTCCGGCGGGACGGAAATCACTATCGAGTAATCCGGCGAACGGTCCCACCACGCCCGCTACGCGGGTGTGTCGTACTCGTCCTCGAAGTTCCGGCGGACTCGACGAGTCCGCCGGCGTCCCGTTCGCTGCACTCACGGGACTCCCGAGGGATTTCGAGGACGACACTCACGCAGGCGTGTCGTACTCGTCCTCGAAATCCCGCTGCGCGCGGTACGCGTCCACGAACTCCGCCACGTCGAACTCCTGCATCTGTGCTTCGAACTCCGAAGCCGTGCCGTCGTCCTCGGCGTGGCTCACCGCGTGGTCCATCAGCTCCACGACCAGCTCGACCACTACCTCGTGGAGCTCGCGGGCGTCCATGTCCGTCACCCACATGAGCGCGTACCCGACGCTCCCGTTCTCACTCTGGTCGACGGCCTCCACGGACTCCGGCAGCTGCTCCATCACCGCCCCCAGCAGGTGCGGCGTCCCGAACTCCTCGAACTCGTCCTCGGGCGCCGGCGTCACCGCCTCCTTCAACACCGCGACGATATCCTCCGGCACGAACCGCGACGGCGGATGCATGTCCATCACCACCGCGTGCGTCTCCCCGCACGAGCACTCGTACTCCCGCATCCCCATGTCGAAGTCCTTCACGTGCGCCTCCTCCCCGCAGGGCAGCTCCACCCACCCGTCGTCGTCCTCGGCGCCCGGAACGCGCGGCTCGGTCATTGCCCCTCGGTTCGGCCGGCGTCCGGTTAAGCCCCGCGAACGCCGCCGGTCAGAGGAGACTTTCCGCCCCTCATTGGAATGGGGGCCAACGAGAACGTCCAGAAAGCCCCGGCGCGGTCGACTCGGGGCCTCGCTGCGCTCCTCGGGTCGCTTCGCTCCCTGCGGTGCTTGCGTCGTCCGCCTTCGTCGACCACGCCGCCCCTTTCAGTCCCGGAAGACTCACTGCGTTCGTCTTCCGACCCTCGCGAACGCGCAGCGTTCGCTCAGCCCACCCGTCGCCGGCTGGTCAGTTCGTGTAGCGCGTTTCCAGGCCGAATCTTCATGTCGGCAGTCCGTGTCTGGGCGGCTATGGCCGCCATCGAACTCCGGGACCTCACGAAGCAGTACGGGGACCTCGTCGCCGTCGACGACGTCTCCTTGGAGATCCGGGACGGCGAAGTGTTCGGTTTCCTCGGGCCGAACGGCGCCGGCAAGACCACGGTGCTCCGCACGCTCCTCGGGATGCAGGCGCCGACCGCCGGCGGCGTCTCTATTCTCGGCTACGACACGACCGTCGAGAGCGAGCGCCTCGACGCGCTCGCGGACACCGGCTTCCTCCCGAGCGACCCCCAGTTCGACGAGCAAGCGACCGGCCGCGCGGTGCTGGACCTCCACGAGTCACTGAAGGGCGGGAGCCGCCGCAGCGACCTCCTCGAGCAGTTCGAACCGCCGCTCGACCGCCCGATACGCGAGTACTCCACGGGGAACGTCCAGAAGCTCGGCATCGTGCAGGCGTTCATGCACGACCCCGACGTCGCTGTGCTCGACGAACCCACGTCCGGGCTGGACCCGCTGTTGCAGGACCGCTTCAACGAGTTCGTGCGCGAAGAGCGCGCTCGCGGCGTCACCGTCCTGTTCTCCAGTCACGTGCTCAGCGAAGTCCGGCGCATCTGCGACCGCGTCGGCGTGCTCCGCGGCGGCGAACTCGTCGCCGTCGAGGACGTCGAGACCCTGCTCGACCGCAGCGGGAAGCTCGTCCGCGCTCGCGTCGACGGCGAGCTGCCGCCGGACGCCTTCGACATCTCCGGTGCGTCCGATATCACCAGACGCTCAGTCGACGGCGCGACCCGGGTGTCGTTCACGTTCACGGGCGACGTGGACGCGCTCGTGGACGAACTCGACCGCTACCCGCTGCAGGAGCTCGACGTCGAGGAAGCCCCGCTGGAGGACGTCTTCCTCGACTTCTACGGGGGTGGTGAGGATGCTTGAGCTCGCGGCGTACGGCGTCCGCCGGCGCGTGAAGGGCGCGCTCGCGCTCGCAGTCGGCCTCTCGGCGTTCAGTGCGATGTACGCGGCGTTCTTCCCGTCGCTGACCGGGAACCTCGACCTCGACTCGTACGTCGAGGCGCTCCCGCCCGCGTTCGTGGAGGCGTTCGGGCTGCGCGCGTTCAACACCATCGAGGGATTCCTCGCGACCGAACTCTACCAGTTCGCGTGGGTCATCCTCCTCGGGCTCTACCTCGCGTACAGCGCCGCCTCCCTGATTTCGGGCGACGTCGAGAGCGGCCGGATGGACGTGTTGCTGTCGCTGCCGGTCTCGCGCGCCCGCCTCGTCGCCGAGCAGTTCCTCTCCCTCGTTCCCGGCATCCTCCTCGTCAACGTCGTCGTCGCCGCGGTCACCTGGGTCGCCACCCGCGCCATCGGCTACCCAATCGGGACCGTCGACCTCGTCGTCGTCCACTCGCTCTCGCTCCCGTACCTCTTCGCGTGCGCGGCAGTCGGGCTGGCGTTCAGCGTGCTCGCCGACCGCGAGAGCGTCGCCCAGCGCGCCGCGATGGCGACCGTGTTCGGGCTGTTCCTGCTGGAGTCCGTCGTCGCGAGCACGGACTACGCGTGGGTCGGCGCCGTCGCCCCGATGCGGTACTTCGACCCCACCGCGATTCTCGTCGACGGCACCTACGACCTCGCGGGCGCCGCCATCCTCGTCGGCGCGACGCTGCTGCTCGTCGTCGCCAGCCAGCTGTACTTCCGTCGGAAGGACGTGAACTAATGTTCTCGTATTTTGCAATTTCCTAACCTCCACACATATTGAAGGGGAAAGGTTGGTCATGACGAAGATATGGACGATGACCGACTGGAATTACTATTGACAGAGTATGAGCAAAGCGGTGAGGAATACCGCGTCCGCCATCAATCGCTTCAAAATTCATACTACCTTTTTGTAATCGGTCTATCAGCATTCGGTATTGCGGCAATCAACTCGCTTGATAGCCTAGTCAAGCTTGGGCTGTTATTCTCACTTGGAAGTATAGCGTCGTTTGTACTGGGGTTCGCGATAATAACTCACTTCGTAGAACGACAATCCGCGGGGGTACTCCGAACAAGAGCGGAGCAGGCAATTGAGGAATATACCAATCCCGAAGTTAACCACCGCTTGAATATCCAAAGGCCACTATCTATTCAGTATCACATGATTGGACAAAAGGTGTATATGGACGATTCTGGCCACCTTGCTTTTCGAGATAGAGATTTTAGCATACTGTTCACTCGACCGGATTTTTCTGCTAAGTCTCTTGGACAAGGGATTATTGTTTTATCCATTTTACAGGCGATAGTCGGAATGTTTCTTTTGGGTAGTATTTTCACTATCTGACGAGAATAATTTGGAATCTAGAACTTAGTTGGAAGTGGTTATTGGAGTGAGCATCCGCGAGCGAGCGGCTTGAAAAGCCCGAGTGACGCGGTTCACCGCGCGACCGTAGGGAGCGCGGGCCGACGACTGAGGGACGCGAAGCGGACCGAAGGAGGAGTGCTTTTTCCGCAAGTTTTTGCCGAGGGGCGCCGTAGGCGCCCCGCAGCGCAAAAAGTGCCTGTTTAGGGCCAGTCGTCCCGTACTTCGGCTTCGTCTTCGGGTTCGTCGTCGGTGTCGCTGGCGAGTTCCCAGTCGGCCTTCTCGGCGGCGTCCTCTAAGGGGAGGTACTCCCAGCCGACCTCGTCGGCGAGCGCGCGGTCGTCGTCGTCGACGCCGATGAAGACGTGGCGTTCGGTGTCGAACTGGCGTTTGACGGATTCGAGGCTCTCCTCGCGGCCCTTCGGACCGGAGAAGAAGTCCTGGCGGATGCGGCGTTTCCGGGTGAAGTTGGTGACGACGTACGTGGGTTCGTCGGAGACGACGCCGACGTACTCGGTCCACTGCCGCGCGCCCGCGAACGCGCTCCCGGGTTTCGCGAGTTCCTGGAGCGCGGACAGCTCGAACGCGAGGGTCATGTCCGTGCTCCCGCCGGATTGGCTCATGGCGGAACGTCGGACGCGAACGGGAAAAACGGCTTCGGTCGCGGCGCGGGCGCTACTGGGCGATGTCGAGGCGGTAGTAGCCGGTGAAGCGGACGACTTCGCCGTCCGAGAGGTCGTCGGCGACGTCCTCCGGGATTGTGACGCCGTCGCCGTCGACGGCGTCCGGGAGGACGGCCTGTGCGCGGTCGTGGAGCTCGTCGTAGTCTCGGACCGCCTCTTCGACGGTCGTCGGTGGGGTCTCGGTTGCTCGTAGCTTCGGGTTCAATGTGCTCACCGGCAGTACCGTGTGCCGTGCCAACTTATGCCACGGAAGTTGATAAGGGTGACGGCAGTCCGGGTCGCTACGGCGGCTGAAAGAAGCGAGTCCGCGAAGAGTCCAAAAACGCGCGTTACTGCTCCTGCGGGATCGCGAGCTCGTCGATCTCGAAGTTCTCCTGGAGGAGGACGTCCTGCTGGTCGGCGACGACCGCCTCGTCCTTGATGAGCTTCTTGTACTTCGACTGCGGCGCGAGGTTCCCGATGAGCACGCCGCCGATGAGCTTGCCGTCCTTGAACGTCAGGCGGCGCCACTCGTCGTCGCCGTACTTGCGCTCGCACTCCTCGTCGCCCATCGTCGGGAAGCCAAAGGAGAGGAACGGGAAGTCGAAGTGCGTGATCGAGTACGAGGACACCCAGCGGAACGGCTCGACGTCGACGTCGTGGCCACTGTCCGCGAGCATCGTCTTGCCGGCGAGGGCGCCCTGCTGTTTCGCGGAGCCCCACGAGCCGTTCTGCGCGCGCTGGTCCATGATGGTGTCCCAGTACTGCGTGATGTCGCCCGCGGCGTAGATGTCCTCCGCCTCGGTGCGCATGTACTCGTCGACGTGGACGCCGTCGTCGATGGTGACCTCGGTGTCCTGGAGGATTTCGACGTTGAAGTCGAGGCCGATGGCGACGCCGACGAACTCCGACTCGTGGCGCTCGCCGTTCCCGTCGACGGTGGCGACGACTTTGCCGTCGTCGTCGACTTCGAAGCGGTCGGCGCCGGACTCGAAGACGGGCTCGACGCCCTTCTCGCGGAGGCCCTCGTGGATGATCTCCGCGCCCTCCGAACTGAGCGCGTACCGCCACCAGCGGTCGCCGCGCATCAGGTACTTCGCGTCGACGTCCTGCCCGCCGCAGATGGCCGCGAGGTCGATACCCAGCAGACCCGCGCCGACGACGACGCCGGTATCGGCTTCCTCGGCGTGCTCGCGAATCTTCCGCGCGTCCTGGAACGTCCAGAAGTGGTGGACGCCCTCCGCGTCGGAGTTCTCCACGGGGAGCTGGTTCGGCGTGCCGCCCGCCGCGACCAGCAGCTTGTCGTAGCTGATCTCGTCGCCCTCGTGGGTCTCGACGGTGTGAGCGTCGGGGTCGACGTCCGTGACTAGCGTGTTCAGCTGGAGGTCGATGTTGCGGTCGTCGTACCAGTCGGTCTCGTGGATGCTGATCGGGGCCTCCGGCAGCTTCCCCTTCGCGAACTCCTTGATGAGAATCCGGTTGTAGAGGGCCTCGCCCTCGTCTGTGACGACGGTGACGTCGGCGTCGGGGGACTCCTCGCGGATAGCTTCGGCGGCGGAACTGCCCGCGATACCGTCGCCGATTATCACGTAGGACTCGCTCATGCTCGGAGTGACGCTTTCCGGGTTAAAGTGGATTGCTATCTCCTCGGCCCGGCGAGACCGGTATCGAGCGGCGTGAGCGCCCGTGCGCCCGCTGGTGGCGCTGTCCGTCACGTTCTCGGCGCTCCGAGCGTCGGCTTCGCCCGGCGGTGCACTCGCCGGCGCCTTCTTTAGTCCCGCGTCCGTACGCCGGTGCATGAAACTCCACCAGAACGTCCGGCACTTCGCGTCGCGGAAGGCCCTGGAGCTGCCCGGGGTGCGTTCGGTCGCGAAGAAGGGGCTGGTCGACCTCCACGTCCGTATCTTCTCGGGGAAAGCCGACGAGGCCCGCCGCGAAGAGCGCGAACCCCACTTGGAGGACTTCTTCGACGCGACGATGGACATGTACCTCGCCGCCCTCCAGGAGGGCTACTCGGAGGCCGAGGCCCGCGAGACGACGCACATCGTCGCGAACTTCGACTTCTACAACCACGGCTGGGCGGAGATGATGGAGTTCCCGCCGAGCGAACTCTCCGACCACTACGAGCGCTACGAGACGTTCTTCGACGCCCACGGCGTCAGCGTCGACGACCCGCTCGGCGAGTTCCGGCCCGCGGGCGGCGTCGCCGACGCCCCCGCGACCCCGGAGCGCCTCGACGAAGCCGACTTCGAGCACACGGAGGGCGGCTACGCCGACGACGTCTACGTCGAAACCGAGGACGGCGAGATCCAGCGCGGCGACATCGAGGAGCCCGAGGACGTCGACCCGTCGAAGAGCCCCGGGACGTAGACGCTACTTCTCGCCAGCAATCCTGTCCGCGCACTCGTACCCGGCGACGATGCCGCCGTTGAGCGAGCGCTCGGGGTACTGCGCGCGCGACGCCATCCCCGCGTAGTAGACGCCGTCCGCGACCTCGCTGTCGAGGTGGTAGGGTATCACCATGTCGAGGTAGCCGCGCTCGTAGACGGGCGCCGTCCGTGGGTTGCGCGCGGTCGAAACCCAGTTCACGTGCGAGCGGTCGAACTCGGGGAAGAGGTCCTCGATGCCGTCGAGCCAGTGCTCGGCGACCTCGTCGTCGCTCATCTGCCAGACCGGGTCCTCGGGGCTCTGGATGTACTTCGGGACGTACAGGAGGTGTTCGCCGCCGTAGCGCTCCGGGGGCACGAAGTTCGTGTGCTCGATGAGCGCGCCGAACGGCGCGTCGTCGGCGATGTTCAGCCAGTACGTGTCCGTCAGCGACCGGTCCATGCTGACGACCGAGCAGACCGTCCCCTGGAACGTAATCGAACACTCGTAGCCGGTCAGGGATTCGAGGACGTTCGGCATCGCGGCGACGACGACGGCGTCGGCGTCCACCGTCTCGACGCGCGTGAAGCCGTCGTCGGTGTCGCCGTGCTCGACAGTCACCGACTGGAGTTCGCCGTCTGCGAGCCCGACGTTCGTCACGCGGGCGTTCGTGTCGATGTGCTCGCGGCCGACGTCCTCGACGAGCGCGTCGTTCAGCCGGCCGAACCCGCCGTCGAGGTAGCCCAGCGGCTCGCCGCGGCGGAGGTCGCGCTCGCCGCGGAACTTGATGCGGCCGAGCAGCCACGCCGCCGAGACGTCTTCCATGCGCTCGCCGAACTTCGCTTCGAGGAGGGGTTCGAAGAACGACTCGTAGACGTTCCGCGTGGTGTGCTCGACGCAGAACTCCCGCACCGGGACGTCCTCGAAGTCCTCGAGGTCGTCGTACGTGTCGAACTTCGGGAGTCCGCTGCGGACGTCGACGTCGAGGGTGAGCATCCCGAGTCGGAACGTGTCGTAGAGGCTCAGCGGCGGGAACGCCAGAATCTCCCAGGGCTTGTCCATCGGGTGGACGGTGCCGTCGACGTAGTAGGCGTTCTTCCCGATGGGCCACTGGAGGTCCTCGCGGAGGCCCAGCTCGTCCAGCAGGTCGACGATGGTCTCCTCGCTGGCGGAGAGGTGGTGGTAGAACGTCTCGATGGGGTCGCCGGCGGTCTCCGTGGTCGCCGCGAGGCCGCCCACCCGGTCGGCGGCCTCGAAGACGCGCACGTCGTGGCCGTGGCTCTGCAGTCGGCGTGCGGCCGCCAGCCCCGCGATGCCGCCCCCGACGATGGCAATCATGCCCGGAGTTCGGTCGCGGCTCCGGGTTAACGTTGTGGTCGGCCGG
Proteins encoded in this window:
- a CDS encoding DUF4112 domain-containing protein; this encodes MATADTDDFDIDEFDAQNLPDSVDQAAVKRMRAVAWALDDAIPVPGTNYKIGIDPIVGILPVGGDAATGLVSLYIVAESARLGVPREKLVAMLVNIAIDVGAGSVPVLGDFFDATWKANTRNFKIAVEELDDAAPADSGGTEITIE
- a CDS encoding NAD(P)/FAD-dependent oxidoreductase; amino-acid sequence: MIAIVGGGIAGLAAARRLQSHGHDVRVFEAADRVGGLAATTETAGDPIETFYHHLSASEETIVDLLDELGLREDLQWPIGKNAYYVDGTVHPMDKPWEILAFPPLSLYDTFRLGMLTLDVDVRSGLPKFDTYDDLEDFEDVPVREFCVEHTTRNVYESFFEPLLEAKFGERMEDVSAAWLLGRIKFRGERDLRRGEPLGYLDGGFGRLNDALVEDVGREHIDTNARVTNVGLADGELQSVTVEHGDTDDGFTRVETVDADAVVVAAMPNVLESLTGYECSITFQGTVCSVVSMDRSLTDTYWLNIADDAPFGALIEHTNFVPPERYGGEHLLYVPKYIQSPEDPVWQMSDDEVAEHWLDGIEDLFPEFDRSHVNWVSTARNPRTAPVYERGYLDMVIPYHLDSEVADGVYYAGMASRAQYPERSLNGGIVAGYECADRIAGEK
- a CDS encoding FAD/NAD(P)-binding oxidoreductase, whose translation is MSESYVIIGDGIAGSSAAEAIREESPDADVTVVTDEGEALYNRILIKEFAKGKLPEAPISIHETDWYDDRNIDLQLNTLVTDVDPDAHTVETHEGDEISYDKLLVAAGGTPNQLPVENSDAEGVHHFWTFQDARKIREHAEEADTGVVVGAGLLGIDLAAICGGQDVDAKYLMRGDRWWRYALSSEGAEIIHEGLREKGVEPVFESGADRFEVDDDGKVVATVDGNGERHESEFVGVAIGLDFNVEILQDTEVTIDDGVHVDEYMRTEAEDIYAAGDITQYWDTIMDQRAQNGSWGSAKQQGALAGKTMLADSGHDVDVEPFRWVSSYSITHFDFPFLSFGFPTMGDEECERKYGDDEWRRLTFKDGKLIGGVLIGNLAPQSKYKKLIKDEAVVADQQDVLLQENFEIDELAIPQEQ
- a CDS encoding DUF5815 family protein, encoding MTEPRVPGAEDDDGWVELPCGEEAHVKDFDMGMREYECSCGETHAVVMDMHPPSRFVPEDIVAVLKEAVTPAPEDEFEEFGTPHLLGAVMEQLPESVEAVDQSENGSVGYALMWVTDMDARELHEVVVELVVELMDHAVSHAEDDGTASEFEAQMQEFDVAEFVDAYRAQRDFEDEYDTPA
- the carB gene encoding carbamoyl-phosphate synthase large subunit, translated to MSEHDDRTVLLIGSGPIQIGQAAEFDYSGAQACRALQEEGVRVVLVNSNPATIMTDPEMADAVYIEPITTDAIAEVIRKENPDGVIAGLGGQTGLNVTAELGEEGVLDEYDVDVMGTPLDTIYATEDRDLFRQRMENLGEPVPASTTITLDEGESVEDFDEDALRERVEAAAEEVGGLPVIARTTYTLGGSGSGVVDDMDELVARVRKGLRLSRNDEVLVTESIEGWVELEYEVMRDADDSCIIICNMENIDPMGIHTGESTVVTPSQVIPDDGHQEMRDVALEVIRDLGIQGGCNIQFAWRDDGTPGGEYRVVEVNPRVSRSSALASKATGYPIARVTAKVALGKRLHEIENEITGETTAAFEPAIDYVVTKVPRWPKDKFPEVDFELGTAMKSTGEAMAIGRTFEESLLKALRSSEYDPDIDWSEVGDAELEADYLETPTPDRPYAVFEAFDRGYTVEEVNDFTNFREWYLERFQNVAEAAEAASEGDFTAAASAGFTNHEISAIAGDGFEDANASWLPAAADDSEDELTPDGAGASVTDVEESVPGRSYKQVDTCAGEFAAQTPYYYSSRRPEWFSGPLKGDAAAGELRVDTDVDSVVVVGGGPIRIGQGVEFDYCSVHAVRALREQGIEAHVVNNNPETVSTDYDTSDGLFFDPITAEEVADVVEATDADGVMVQFGGQTSVNVADPLEAEIERRGLDAEILGTSVNAMDLAEDRDRFNVLMDELGISQPDGGSATSEEEALDLAHDIGYPVLVRPSYVLGGRAMDVVHDDDELKHYMEEAVRVSPDKPILVDEFLADAVELDVDAVSDGEDVLIGGVMEHVESAGVHSGDSACVIPPRSLDDDTLGRVREVTEDIATALDTVGLLNVQLAVQDGEVYVLEANPRSSRTVPFVSKATGVPIAKLAAKVMAGDSLADLDVSEGVPEQYSVKEVVLPFDRLPGSDPRLGPEMKSTGEVMGTAADPGLAYWKAQRAAGNDPEIGGTAVVDLPVDGFEEYFDVETFDDVPAAIRKGDVDFVVSRDEESLRTAVEEEVPYLSTVESAEATLEGLAHEGDDLDVMPVGERPIRDERWG
- a CDS encoding ABC transporter ATP-binding protein: MAAIELRDLTKQYGDLVAVDDVSLEIRDGEVFGFLGPNGAGKTTVLRTLLGMQAPTAGGVSILGYDTTVESERLDALADTGFLPSDPQFDEQATGRAVLDLHESLKGGSRRSDLLEQFEPPLDRPIREYSTGNVQKLGIVQAFMHDPDVAVLDEPTSGLDPLLQDRFNEFVREERARGVTVLFSSHVLSEVRRICDRVGVLRGGELVAVEDVETLLDRSGKLVRARVDGELPPDAFDISGASDITRRSVDGATRVSFTFTGDVDALVDELDRYPLQELDVEEAPLEDVFLDFYGGGEDA
- a CDS encoding DUF6149 family protein → MKLHQNVRHFASRKALELPGVRSVAKKGLVDLHVRIFSGKADEARREEREPHLEDFFDATMDMYLAALQEGYSEAEARETTHIVANFDFYNHGWAEMMEFPPSELSDHYERYETFFDAHGVSVDDPLGEFRPAGGVADAPATPERLDEADFEHTEGGYADDVYVETEDGEIQRGDIEEPEDVDPSKSPGT
- a CDS encoding ABC transporter permease subunit, giving the protein MLELAAYGVRRRVKGALALAVGLSAFSAMYAAFFPSLTGNLDLDSYVEALPPAFVEAFGLRAFNTIEGFLATELYQFAWVILLGLYLAYSAASLISGDVESGRMDVLLSLPVSRARLVAEQFLSLVPGILLVNVVVAAVTWVATRAIGYPIGTVDLVVVHSLSLPYLFACAAVGLAFSVLADRESVAQRAAMATVFGLFLLESVVASTDYAWVGAVAPMRYFDPTAILVDGTYDLAGAAILVGATLLLVVASQLYFRRKDVN